The sequence below is a genomic window from bacterium.
ATTCGTTCCATCTCTATCTCACTTCCTTTGACAATCCCCATATCCAAAATCCGACGATGAATAGAACCAGACCCTGTAACATTTGTAATCTTACCTTTCTGGCCTGGTAAAAGCTCCTTCAAAGGTCTATCAGCCATAATTTAGCCTCCTCTAATTA
It includes:
- a CDS encoding ferrous iron transport protein A; amino-acid sequence: MADRPLKELLPGQKGKITNVTGSGSIHRRILDMGIVKGSEIEMERIAPLGDPVEVRIKGYHLSLRKEEAANIFIEVD